cATTCATATAGTTGaatgcctcacaattttgtttctttttgtagcagcacaaccttcgttcataagtatacaccactgtccgccaatctacttctcagtgtatctttcagccacctccatctacttgGCTTCAtttataatgttcaaagtcaacagtccatcaacattatCATGGAATAATTTCACTgatcccaagagacagaaaaccaataaaaacacctctgccaaacaggaaatctaaagctcctcttaactcttgtccctcaccccgttatctacctctgctgttgctgatggtttacttttgaacatagctcatagaatGCAATAGCAGTGCTCCCCCTGTACcgtggacttaaacactctttatacaagattcatatctttgaagtaattcttaggagaactcattcatatttctagtgtgagtcaatgGGAAACGCAGGTCTATTCAACCcatttcaatcttgctcatcttcaatatggtaatattacttctagagccactagagaatcacctttgttctcaaatatttccttacattggagttcaacctcattagctaacggttcacccatctctagcttctatgtatctctaagtcccctatattctgtatcataagtctctgattatatctttttactgatcataaaagtgaaaccatacagtatttattctttgtgtctggctaattttgctcagcattatgtcctcaaggctcatccatcttgccatgtgcttcaggatctcattttgtcttactgctacataatattccatcgttatgtatataccacattttgttgatccacttgtctgttgatgggcatttagtttatttccatcttttggggactgtgaataatgctgctatgaacatcggtgtgcaaatgtctgtttgtgttgttgcttttagctcttctgggtatagacCAAGCAgttctattgctgggtcatatggcaactcagtatttagtttctaagtgttcaggcagttccctccagcctctccattacaccttaactaaaaaggtgatatctatttaatgggtaagaataacctccaggataacctcttgaatctgtatggaatctcttagccactgacactttattttatctcatttcactcttcccccttttgcttgataaggttttctcaataccttgatgctgagtcccagctcattctaggatttctgtcccatgttgccaggaaggtccacacccctgggagtcatatcctacgtagagagggggagggcagtgagtctgcttgtcatgttggttcttcatgtgcttttgagccatctgtatttgctcttcagaaaaatgcctattcatatctttagcccattttaaaattgaattgtttgttcttctgttaagttgtatgatttcttcgtatatacaggaaatcaaacctttgtctgatatgtgatttccaaatattttctcccactgagttggctgtatcttcacctttttgacaaagtcgtTTGCAGTgcagaggcatttgattttgaggagttcccatttatatattttttcttttgctgcttttgctttgggtgtaaagtttaggaagctaactcctattactaggtcttgaagatgttttccctacattttcagcTATCAACACTCAATTGTCCTGAGCACAATGGGAAATGCACTACGTCTCTCCAGAAaagggtacaagtccttaggtaatattcactcttaaacttcatatcctatgacttacaGACTATAACATGGACAAGACAACTTATGTCATacgataagaggaaaacaagatatttgcttatgtacaaatgcaaacatactcataagaaaacagggaggaaatattcacacactagtagttctcatttctgtaactggtcacatggtcatagttcagaTTTATCACTAGCTTCTTTTACTATCCATTCCATTTTCCCATTACCCcaagcaagcacttcagctggttgtGGTTCTTTGACAGGTGGGTGACCcagatcttcattcctgaagtttatgGACCTGGactggattgttgcagttttccattgactttaatcacagagcatggtagtactaagagacaccctaggggatttcctgtattccaggaaaactcttcattacctccattgtgtagttgcagtcctatttccctttgacagtcaggatcaatcaccccagacagaacagtaataccctttcatgcctgttgattcagttggcatgagaagcccaaagtggccagatggCTGTCTTAATTTCTAGTTCAGTGGAATCACtattgtgtctcctggaaggagcactccttcttttggatctgagacctgtagaccagcagagcttaaggtttcagggacaagaagaaaaaaatttcccagtggatcactaggggtgatagtgagtggtgccactcgcatttccatcccttgattcctgaacccatgaatcctggctatgggagaaaaagcATCATAAAGTGGGCACTGATTCAGAGTACACAtaagcctcctggagaacactgctccAGCCCTGCAATGAATTGCTACCTAGCTGGCaatgtaattgggtcttcaaaatgccactccaccattctatcaaaCCAACTCCCTCCGGATGACAGGGAACGTGGTAAGTACAGAGAAtcgagcatgtgcccattcctgcacttcatttgctgtgaaatgggttcctGAAGTGgccaatgctgtgtggaataccatgatggtggataaggcattctgtaagtccatgtatggtagtttttgcagaaccACTGCATGTAGGGAATGCAAATCCATATCTGgagcatgtgtctattccagttaaaacaaattgctgccccttctgGTGGAAGTgacccaatgtaatcaacctgccacttgCTGATCACCTTgtgaatggtgccatattagggactaaatgtgggtctctgctgctggcagattgggcactcagcagtgcctGTACCCAGGTAGGCCTTGGTGAGTGGACGTCCACTTGCTGAGTTCATACAtaaccttcatccctaccaccatgcccactgtGTTCATGAGTCCCCTGGGCAATGGCAGGAATGGCttaggaaagaggatgactttatccacaggatgggtcatcttacccacttgattattaaaaccttcctttgctggTGACCCTCTGTTGAGCATTCAcaagggacacaaatatcttcaagttctttgcctactcagaaaggtctatccacatacctcttcctcagaattctttgtcaccaattttccaattatgctccttccaagtccaagtccctgaccacccaCTCAAACCATCAGCAACAGCCCACGAGCCAGTATATAAATGTACAGATATAATCACCtacaggtgcaatcaactgattgatgacttaatataccagccttccagtttatcaaccagcatgaaatatccttgcagcaatggtcaggccagtccttgcctgaccagacaactgggcaacatCATGGGGCCAAgctgacatcagaacctaaccatcacacaatATTTTAGTGTATCCAACATAACAAGGAGAAAGTCAAAGAGAACTCTAAGCATTTGCCTTCAGGAGGTGCCAAACAAAGTGCACCCACTTTCTGTTCACTGCTCCCATTTATGGTGTAAAACTGTATTTCTTCAAGAAGTTTCTCATTTGATAAGAGATTTAAGGGGAATACTATTATTAACCATTCAAAGTGTCAAACTGGACTCTGTTCCTCTACTCAACATTCCCATTTTTATTTAGATCTTGAAAGTGAGAGCCACAAATCTACACATCTGTGTATGGATCTCAACTTATTCAGTACAATGTCAAAGAACATGTGGAATATGATGAGGCCTTGTAGACAGAATAGTAGGgtgaaaatcaagaaattaacgtATAATTTGAAGCAGCTAACTCAGTTGGGTTGGGGGCCAAACTTGCAGGTTAGATCCCTGtcctggtctgaatctgtggtggaccccagaaaagctatgccctttgatcctcattccatattgctgggtgggagcattttgattgtttccatgaagatgtgactcaccgtattgtgggtggtaacttttgattagatgatttccatggaggtgtgtttccacccactgaaggtggaattgcttgctggaatcttttaaaagaggaaacattttggagagagtactTTTTGGTACAGCCACgcgaaagccagcagacaccgccatgttcgccatgtgcccttccagctgagagagaaacattgaacctCGTCaaacttcttgaatcaaggtatctttccccggatgccttaaattggacatttctatagaattgttttaattgggtcattttcttggccttagaactgtaaactagcaacttatcaaagtCCCTTTTTGAAAagtgattccatttctggtatattacattctggcagctagcaaactagaacaatccctgACCAGATGGGTTAACTTTGATCTATTCAGGACACCTATTAGTACCTCTAATTCTGGATAGCGTCCTCAGATATCTATACAGCATCACAACTGAGTGAGATTCTGTTGATGGCTCAATGGAATCCCTTTCGCTTTTTCAAGAACTATTAACAGtatccttttaaaaacaaaatattttttcattgtaaaagtaTAATCTCAAAGAAAAGTTGGTAAATAtgctaaaatatagataaaaacaaaaactgttacatatataaaacttcTGATAACCTTTCATAATTATCTCTCTTCTGTGAGTTCtcatgtgttttttaaaacatatccaCAAATTCTCTGACAATTATTTCATTAAGTGGTAGAGTTCTTATTCCTCCGCTTGAGCCTAGGTAGGCCATTGTGACAGCCTTGATGAATACAATGGAGTGAAAGTAGAAATGGCCACAATTTTTGGTGGTTCCTCTTGGGCCACTCGCTCTAGGAGCCTTCAGGGACCATGACGGAAGTCCTACTACCTTGAGGCCACCATGAGGAGAAACCATGTAGAGAGACCCAAAGAAAAACCAGACCCATCCCAAAGCCTGTTCTAATTCTCAAGTGTTTGATATTTCCAGTACAAAGACACAGTAAAGAAGGTTTTCAGATGACCCTTTGGATTGTCATCACAAAGACCCTGAATGAGAATTGCTGAGCCAAGCCCCAGTCAGCCCCTCAATTTGTGAGcccaataaaaaatgtaattaagtCACTGTTTTGGAGTGATTTTGCTATGCAGCAAACATAACTAGAATAATACTGCCTTACATAGCTGTGATGCATGTTCCATTTTGAGAGTTCTATTGACACAAGTGTAGGGTCACCattattataagaaataatacagagagctCCGACCTGCTGTTTACCCAGCTTTCCCCAATGGCAACATTTTGTAAAACCATAGTTCAAGATCACAACAAGATACTGACATTGATACAATCCACTGATCTTATTCAGATCTTACCAGTTTACTTATATTCATTTGTGTCTGTGTGCATCTGTCTATGAGGTTTTATCACATTATACATGTGTATCCACCAACGCAGCAAGCTGGTCAAGATCCTGAACAGTTCTATCACCATAAAATTACTCATATTACTCTTTTATAACCACACTCACATCTCATACCCAGACCTCTCCATCTGATTCCTACATCTGATAAACACTAGTCGCATCTCCATTTCTAAAGTTTTATtgtttcaaaaatgttatataaatggattcatacTGTATGTAACCTTTTGCAATTGGCTATTTTCATTCAGCCTAATTCCCTGGAAACTCATCCAGGTTGTTGTGTATCCCAATGCTCATTCCGTTTTCATttctgagtagtattccatggtatagaTGAAACTAGTGTGTTTAACCGTTCACCTGTTAAAGGACATCTGGGCTGTGTGCAGTTTTGGGTTAGTACAGATAAAGCTATAATGACCATTCTTGTTCAGTTTTTGTGTGaatgtaagttttcatttctttaggatAAATGAGTCAGAGTGTAACTGGTTGGTCATATGGTAggtgaaagtttatttttataagaaactgccttTGTTACAACCCTTGGGTCCTCTGCTCGCACATCTTATTTAAAAACTGCtctatattttctctcccatgaCCCAATCTTGGGAGATTGCCCTCTGCCCTCTCTTGCCACAACTACCCCtcaaaagaaacacacacacgaaacaaacaaaaaaacaccaaacaattTCCTTCCATAACATCATTTCCTTTATCCTACCATCTCAAACTTTTTGGTGAatgtctctttttcctctttatcttcaCAGAAGACACCAAAACAGCCTCCTCAGTGGCTGCTGCCTATTCTCTTACATTCTGCAAACTTCAAGATATGGAGTTGGGGACCAACAGCTTCCTGGTCCCCCAATGCAGCTAGCTCCCAGATTACTACTCCTACATCTTCCCTTGGACACCCCAGCTCTTCTAGGTTCATGCCTTCTGAAAACCGATCACTTGTGGTCATTTGAGGCAGCTCTAGTCATTCTTTTCTATGAACAGATGACCAGCACCTGGCTCAGTCTTTCTTTTGATTCCAAAACCTACGCATATTGTGGTTAGCTACTATACCCCTGGGGACGATCCATCCCCATACTTTCTCACCTGCTCTATCCGAATCACCTTAACTCTGCCCCAGTCTCATTTTTTACCACTTTTATCATGCTCTCTTCTCTTGCCATTTTTATCACATTCTGTGTTCTGGCCAAATCGAATCTTTCAGTTCTCTGAAGGTACCAGACTTTTACTCAGAACTATGAAATGTAACACTGCTGTTTCCCTTGCTTTTGTCTGCTCAATAATAATTTTGTCTGCCACAAACTTTACGCAGGATTTTGATAAGTAGAAGTACTGAGTTGAAGGGCATgaacattttatatatgaaaCCATTTAAGTGACTCAGATAGAATACAAAATACATGCTGCACAAACGGTGGAGCAATGATGTTCATTAAATATACGAATCCATTCCATCCTTGCTAACTTATTATTTACACTAGATTAACagttttcattcattaattaaatACCGAATATTTATGAAGACTCATATGCACAGTGTAgttgcaagaaatacaaaagtgGAGAGGACAGGAGCTCATAACATAGTGCACAAACAACAAACAACACAAATAATTTCATCATGTTAAGATTACAGACTTGAGAGTATTTTGTAGTCTTTAGGCcaaggtttctcaacctcagcactactgacGTTTAGGCTGGAAAAGTCTTTGCTATGGGGAACTCTCCTGTGCATTGTAAGATACTTTGCAGCATGTCTAGCTGTACTCACTGGATACCAGTAGCAATTCCTCAATTGTGGTAAACGAAAATGTCTCCAAACAGTGCCAAtatgttttctggggtataaaaTTGCCCCTAGTCAAGAAACACTGCTTTAGACTACAGAAGTGTGGAATATAAGATTCTGTAGTCATAAGGCCCTTGATCATCTCAATGGTAGGACTGGAAAAGTATATTCTCAAATTGTTCCCATTTAGATACTACACTAAGTTGTTCCACTGGGTGGAGTGAGAGAGAACGCTATGGGCCACCTCTGACCATGACTCCTTATATACCTTACATTCCTCCAGATTTCTTTTAATGACTGGGAGCACTCctttaacatcttcaaaaacGAGTAACAAACCTACAATAATTGCCTTGATGGTGGCTTCTCTGTAATATTTTGGGATTATTATGACAAGAAAGGGCTACTCCCAAAGCTTCAGGAGTTTTAGGACAGGTGTTGGGTACCCCTGAAGTTTTCCACTGTTCGTTTATTTGTTCTCTGTAAGTGAATGGAAGCTGTTTTTAGCTCTTGAAGTGCATGCCACATAGCAGGGGGAAGGAATTATAACAAGTTAGAATTTCcatgagagtaaaaaaaaatgtcttgttAACATCACATTTTACaagttatatttgtatatttgctGAAACTAGTATTTGTGGAAAGGAAGgtgaaaaaaattagaactgaAATTAGGGGGAAAACGGGTTGGACTAAGATGTGCTAGATTTCAAGGAAAGGGATAGGGTCCTTCCTTCAAACAGTCCTTTCTCAAGaaatatgaaatttccagaaataATGAAGCCatggtaaaaacaaagaaacttcttatctttttaaaaagaggaaaaaaattaaaacacataaaaataatttctaggaCTCTTTCTTGATGAGAGGTCACTTCGTTGAGaagtgaaaaaaacagaaatgtaataTGTATAATTCAACTTGCTCACACTATTTTTGGCATGATCAGTCTATATTAAAATAcgtcaaataagaatttaaaagtttaaataaactCTCAACCCCTTTGAGGAGTCTCAATTTCTGCCAGGAAAGggacatgggaaaaaaaatacattatctactgtatgccaggcacagtGCTCAGTGCTTTCACATAAATACTTTCCTAATATAGCCTTTATTTTACAGAATGAGCAAACTAAAACTCATGGAGGTTAGATAACTCTTCCAATATTAATGGTCGATAAGGTCAGAATTCAATTTCATGTATGTTTTAATTCCAAGATCCAGGCTAATTCTGCATCACCATCGAAAACTCTACTCCCAATCTTTGGAGCCTAATCAACAGGACAGGGGCAGCCCCACCAATCTCCAGACTAAAACCATTAAAATCCTGACTAAACAATGAAGACACTGATactctcttctttcatttccaaaaagGGCTCTGCTTTTAGAGGGAAGATGTGTTTCTTGCTTCTACTCTATCATCTGTTCAACCACAGGGAATAATAAAATGATCTAACATGTTTTTAGAAATAATCTTGAGTGACAGGATATGTACATGATTGATACGTAAATATACTTTGCCTTTCCTGCGGGTATGTTACTTTAACGGctaccaaaataaaagaaaaaaaagtcaactttctcattggggtggtggtggtaccAAGGGTTTTAAAAATCCTAACTTGCACCCTATTGTAATTGTTATTCTAGCCTAGTCTGAGCCCTGTTAATACTTgatattgtaatggtaacaactccatctcgctttgtttgaatccataaaatccCTGCCGTCCTTAGACTGTGGAGACATTTTTGGGCCCACAAGCCATCCCATCTCTGCTTCCCAtagcaataaactttctctctttagggaaaaaaaaatcctaacttgaaagaaaaagtctcacttcaaaatttatttccggactttctatttctattccaCCTGAAATATGGTCCATCTCGGAAATCTTGGATTTCAGAGCTCTGGTAAAGCATTTAGGTTATGGGAGTTATTTGTCACATCCTCTACATCCAATCTGATGTTTCTGGAGCCCCTTTGTGGAGCAGATAGGCGCCTTTCGGAAATGAGATGGTGAATTACAGACCGGTGGGTGGGGTTTGATGTGGGACTCGAAATCAAGTTACACTCAAGCGCCATTCTGGCAATATCGAAAGTATGGACTGAAAGATTGTAAAACCGTCGGCTCCGGTCCATTCTTTCCACCTTCACGCAAGGAAAACTGAGCTCTAAAGTGGAGCGAGGCAAAGGACCCACTCTCTGGACTGGCACTTGAGGCGGCCTGGGGCATGGGCTCGGACCCGGGAAGCGGCACCGAGAAGCTTCCACACCTAGAGCCCGGGACGGAGAAGTGGGCTGTCAAAGGACGGGAAGAAAGGTACAGAGTAAAGTTCCCCGTTGCAAACGGCCATGGCTGACCGCCGGGACACTGAGGGGCAACCTCGCCCCTGGGAGCCGGGAGGGGCGGAGTCTCGAGCCGCGAGGGGCGTGACCTAGAGCCCGTTCGAGAAATGCGGCTCCGGAAATTGGAGAACCGGAACTAAGGCTCTCTGATGGCCTCAGCCCCTCTGCGAAAGACAGTGAGGAGTGTAAAGCGCTTCTAATCTGCTTCCCTACCTGCCGGCGGGAGAACAGAGCGGTCCCTGGTTGCAGCACCCGGGAGCCACAGCGTTGGCACAGTACCGCCTTCCGGTTTCGGCCCTCCGCTGACACTAATTCCTTCAGGTGCTCCCTTGGTTCCATTGCCGCCACCGCCACAGCCCTTCTCGGCCACTACCGCGCAGGCGCTGTCTGCTGATCGATCTTTCGTAATTGCGCTGGCGCGGCTTGGCAGAGGCGGGGCAGGGAGCCGACGATCACTCCCACTCTGCGCAGGCGCCCGCTTCACCCCTAGCGTGACCCTACTGCGCAAGCGCCCTCATTCATTGCCTGACCTGAGTGGCTTTATGACAGGGTCGCCTCCTAGGACCGGTGGCAGATCCTCTCTGTTCATACCCACCTTATCATTGTGCTACCCTTACTATTAAGACCTCGCCAAGCTCATTAAAAACGGCCTTAGCtctttagttttctgtttg
This is a stretch of genomic DNA from Tamandua tetradactyla isolate mTamTet1 chromosome 4, mTamTet1.pri, whole genome shotgun sequence. It encodes these proteins:
- the RABIF gene encoding guanine nucleotide exchange factor MSS4 isoform X2; the encoded protein is MEPREHLKELVSAEGRNRKAVLCQRCGSRVLQPGTALFSRRQLEGHMANMAVSAGFRVAVPKSTLSKMFPLLKDSSKQFHLQWVETHLHGNHLIKSYHPQYAFPSLHEEETSSG